CCGCCTGATGGCCCTGCGCAACATCAAGTCGGTGCTGAAGAACAAGGCCATCGACGCCAAGCGCGAGCTGAACGACGCCGAGGTCGTCCAGGCCCTCTCGACCCTGGCCAAGCAGCGCAAAGAGTCGATCGAGGCCTTCCAATCCGGCGGCCGCCAAGACCTGGTCGAAAAAGAGGCCGCCGAATTGAAAGTGATTGAAGAATTTTTGCCCCAGCAGCTCTCCGCGGAGGAGCTCGAAAAGACGATCCGTGAGGCCATCGCCGAGACCCAGGCCCAGGGCGCGAAGGACATGGGCAAGGTCATGAAGGCCGTGCAGCCCAAGGTCATGGGGCGCGCGGACGGTAAGATCGTCAGCGAGTTGGTGAAAAAACTGCTGGGCTAGTCGGCCTGTTCCGCCGACCGATTTTTTCATTTCCTGCGGGCGTTTCGGCCCTCGGACCGGGGCCGCTTCTCAATATTGGAGTGTGGATGTTTTCGGAAGAACAACTGTCGGAAATCCGAGAACGAGTTTCGATCGTCGAATACATCGGCGAATTCGTCCAACTCAAGAAGGCCGGCAAAAACTACAAGGGCCTCTGCCCCTTCCACCAGGAAAAATCGCCCTCCTTCATCGTCAGCCCCGACCGCGACACCTTCCACTGCTTCGGCTGCGGCAGCGGCGGAAACCTCTTCCACTTTTTGATGAAGCTCGACAGCCTCTCCTTCCCCGAGGCCGTCCAGCGCCTGGCCGAGCGGGCGGGCGTGCAGGTGGCCTCCTCCGGGCCGGCCGACCCCAAGGCCCGCGAGCGGCGCGACGAGGCCTTCGAGGTCCACCGCCAGGCCGCCTGGTACTATCACTGCCTGCTCAAGAACACCCCCAAGGACCACCCCGTCTGGGCCTACCTGGCCAAGCGCCAGATCCCCGAATCCGCCGTGGAGGCCTTCCACCTGGGCTACTGCCCGGGCCAAGAGAGCGGCCTGGCCGCACGCCTTCAGCAGAAGGGTATCGCCCGCGAGGTGCTCGAGAAGTTTTCGCTCTACCGCGGCCGCCGCGAGTTCTTCCGCGGCCGCCTCACCTTTCCCATCTTCCGCCACGACAAGAAGGTCGTCGGCCTGGGCGGGAGGCTCTTCCAAGAGAAGGACGAGGGGCCCAAGTACCTGAATTCCCCTGAATCCGAGATCTTCAAGAAGGGCGAGCTCTTCTACGGCTTCCACCTGGCCAAGGGCGAAATCCGCAAGAGAAACCAGGTCTTGCTGGTCGAGGGCTACCTGGACGTCATCACCCTCCACGGCCAGGGCTTCACCCAGGCCGTGGCGCCCCTGGGCACGGCCCTCACTTCCAATCACGCCAAGACCTTGCAAAGACTCGAGGCCGAAATCATCTTATTATTTGACGGCGATTCGGCCGGGGAAGAGGCGGGTTTGCGGGCCTTGGAAGTCCTTTTGGCCCAAGGGGTGACTCCGCAGATCGTGCGCTTGGAGGGCGGCGAAGATCCCGATTCTTATCTCCGGCGTTTTGGC
This genomic interval from Deltaproteobacteria bacterium PRO3 contains the following:
- a CDS encoding GatB/YqeY domain-containing protein; translated protein: MSLYQDIESQLKDAMRAQDKDRLMALRNIKSVLKNKAIDAKRELNDAEVVQALSTLAKQRKESIEAFQSGGRQDLVEKEAAELKVIEEFLPQQLSAEELEKTIREAIAETQAQGAKDMGKVMKAVQPKVMGRADGKIVSELVKKLLG
- the dnaG gene encoding DNA primase; protein product: MFSEEQLSEIRERVSIVEYIGEFVQLKKAGKNYKGLCPFHQEKSPSFIVSPDRDTFHCFGCGSGGNLFHFLMKLDSLSFPEAVQRLAERAGVQVASSGPADPKARERRDEAFEVHRQAAWYYHCLLKNTPKDHPVWAYLAKRQIPESAVEAFHLGYCPGQESGLAARLQQKGIAREVLEKFSLYRGRREFFRGRLTFPIFRHDKKVVGLGGRLFQEKDEGPKYLNSPESEIFKKGELFYGFHLAKGEIRKRNQVLLVEGYLDVITLHGQGFTQAVAPLGTALTSNHAKTLQRLEAEIILLFDGDSAGEEAGLRALEVLLAQGVTPQIVRLEGGEDPDSYLRRFGRLAFEKKLQERRNLLEELIDKWSASLPRGPQALEQKGRAARRLLALIEKLPDSIVQNLYRRRLAEGFDIPEDWLRGKRPLPERRPAQAARPTERRRAWLPEEETILEVWLRFPSLRPEILARVEAEEFYPEGLAEIVRAFWEFAKTDPYG